A single window of Candidatus Omnitrophota bacterium DNA harbors:
- a CDS encoding peptidylprolyl isomerase — translation MKKIHIAALLLAAVFVFPGCGNAKSKPLATVDGKAITVGDFEKRLSKMPAYYKTLAVERKKDFLDDMINEQLIYKEALKRGINREREVKELLDEAKRKILIAKLMETEVKKSAVSEDKIKEFYELHKDDFVTPLKLRASHIMVDTEAEANEVLQKLKGGGDFAQLAKQYSKDPSKGRGGDLGYFIKGQLMPEIEEVCFKLEVGQTSDIIKTKFGYHIIKLTDRIEPRTVELSEVRDAIEKELKDRAQQRTLDDLVKNLRSKAHVKINEKLLEAGPDK, via the coding sequence ATGAAAAAAATCCATATTGCAGCGCTGCTCTTAGCCGCGGTTTTTGTGTTCCCCGGCTGCGGTAACGCGAAATCGAAGCCCCTCGCGACCGTTGACGGCAAGGCCATTACGGTCGGGGATTTCGAAAAGAGGCTCTCCAAGATGCCCGCTTACTATAAGACGCTCGCGGTCGAGCGGAAGAAGGATTTCCTCGATGATATGATAAATGAGCAGCTTATCTATAAGGAAGCGCTCAAACGGGGCATCAACAGGGAGCGCGAGGTAAAGGAGCTTTTGGACGAGGCGAAGCGTAAGATACTTATAGCTAAACTGATGGAAACGGAAGTCAAGAAGTCCGCGGTCTCCGAAGACAAGATAAAGGAGTTCTACGAGTTGCACAAGGACGATTTTGTCACGCCGCTTAAGCTGCGGGCGAGCCATATAATGGTCGATACCGAGGCCGAGGCCAACGAGGTCCTCCAGAAGCTGAAAGGCGGCGGCGATTTCGCGCAGTTGGCTAAGCAATATTCGAAGGACCCCTCGAAAGGGAGGGGCGGCGACCTGGGTTATTTCATAAAAGGGCAGCTGATGCCCGAGATAGAAGAAGTCTGCTTTAAGCTTGAGGTCGGCCAGACGAGCGATATAATCAAGACGAAATTCGGCTACCACATAATAAAACTGACCGACAGGATCGAGCCGAGGACGGTGGAACTCTCCGAGGTCAGGGACGCCATAGAAAAAGAGTTGAAGGATAGGGCCCAACAGCGGACGCTCGACGATCTTGTCAAGAACCTGAGGTCGAAAGCGCACGTCAAGATAAACGAAAAGCTGTTGGAAGCGGGGCCGGATAAATGA